Proteins encoded by one window of Salmonirosea aquatica:
- a CDS encoding response regulator, producing the protein MLNQHILMADDDADDRFLVQAAFEDNRIDQKLLFFEDGEQLLDHLHDETVQGVTRFILLDLNMPKRDGRDVLRTLKADKELSTIPIIVFSTSKAPDDINSSYRLGANSYVVKPSSYEHLKEVIQKISDFWLNTAMTPR; encoded by the coding sequence ATGTTGAATCAACACATTCTGATGGCTGATGATGATGCGGACGACCGATTTTTGGTGCAGGCAGCCTTCGAAGACAATAGAATCGACCAGAAGTTACTTTTTTTTGAAGACGGAGAACAGCTACTTGACCACCTACACGATGAAACCGTACAAGGGGTCACCCGTTTTATCCTGCTGGATTTGAATATGCCCAAACGTGACGGGCGGGATGTGCTTCGTACCCTTAAAGCCGATAAGGAACTTAGTACTATTCCTATTATTGTATTCAGTACTTCCAAAGCTCCCGATGACATCAATTCGTCTTACCGGTTGGGTGCTAACAGCTACGTAGTGAAGCCTTCAAGCTATGAACACCTGAAGGAAGTCATTCAGAAGATAAGTGATTTCTGGCTCAATACAGCTATGACTCCCCGCTAG
- a CDS encoding AI-2E family transporter produces the protein MNRANLFLSSKLLRTCLVMIVVTISVYWLVVLQTFLVPILVSVLLSILVSPITMQLEEKGLSRMPAIAITLVLFLGLIAGILYISFIQISDMIDMWPSFQNKADIMFHQSRIWMSETFGYETRSQLNDLEDVSAKLIQDNGSTAIIMTTTLLGTLALIPLYMFFMLYYRTFFCNFLYGLLGRAEKKRINLILYRIYDVIHNYLAGMFTVMVIVGSLNTLGLLLLGIKYAVFFGFFASLLLLIPYIGVIIGSALPIMMALVTKESPMYAVGVGAIFLTIQFLEGNFITPYVVGSKISINPLMAILALLLGGMLWGIPGMILALPMIAILKVILDHSENLKSFGYVLGDPDSHKGRDIFGIEDDEEEVQEADDAQLSTPKENVKAADKVSAPASYVPAID, from the coding sequence ATGAATCGGGCTAATCTCTTTCTAAGTTCCAAGCTTCTGCGCACTTGCCTGGTAATGATTGTCGTCACAATCAGTGTCTATTGGCTTGTGGTACTACAAACCTTCCTGGTACCTATCTTGGTGTCGGTATTACTCTCCATTCTGGTGTCGCCAATTACTATGCAACTGGAAGAAAAAGGGTTAAGTAGAATGCCTGCCATTGCTATCACCTTAGTGCTTTTCCTGGGACTCATAGCTGGTATTCTCTATATTTCCTTTATCCAGATTTCGGACATGATCGATATGTGGCCTAGCTTTCAGAACAAGGCCGACATTATGTTTCATCAATCCCGGATTTGGATGAGTGAAACGTTTGGATACGAAACTCGCTCACAACTAAACGATTTGGAGGATGTTTCTGCCAAATTGATCCAGGATAATGGCTCAACGGCCATCATCATGACTACCACCCTGCTGGGTACCTTGGCTCTGATACCACTTTACATGTTTTTTATGCTTTATTACCGTACCTTCTTCTGCAATTTTTTGTACGGTCTGTTGGGTAGGGCTGAAAAAAAACGCATAAACCTTATTCTGTACCGCATCTATGATGTGATTCATAATTATCTCGCGGGTATGTTTACCGTTATGGTGATCGTGGGTTCACTCAATACGCTGGGATTGTTATTGTTGGGAATCAAATATGCGGTATTCTTCGGATTCTTTGCCTCATTGTTATTACTCATTCCCTACATCGGAGTTATCATCGGATCGGCCCTACCCATTATGATGGCCTTGGTAACCAAGGAGTCTCCTATGTACGCCGTGGGGGTAGGTGCCATATTCCTGACGATTCAGTTTCTGGAAGGAAATTTCATTACTCCTTATGTGGTAGGTTCTAAAATCAGTATTAATCCGCTCATGGCCATTCTGGCTCTATTGTTAGGTGGTATGCTGTGGGGAATCCCGGGAATGATTCTGGCTCTGCCGATGATTGCTATTCTGAAAGTAATTCTGGATCACTCAGAAAACCTGAAATCTTTTGGATACGTTTTGGGAGATCCCGACTCTCACAAGGGTAGGGATATATTTGGTATCGAAGATGATGAAGAAGAAGTGCAGGAAGCAGATGATGCACAGCTAAGCACTCCGAAGGAAAATGTGAAAGCAGCGGATAAAGTGAGTGCCCCTGCTTCTTATGTACCAGCAATCGACTAA
- a CDS encoding hybrid sensor histidine kinase/response regulator — MSQLKPLTVLLVDDDEDDFILTSAYFKELTGWNFKLDWCSTYDKAVSSLTHCRHDVYIFDYLLGSKSGLDLIQEAIRLNCQEPIILLTGKGDDKVALEALRIGAADYLIKSELEKTLLERSLRYSLERAKVIKALRQSERRYRRVFEESQDMLFISDLRGHFLDLNYSSSAITGFSEAELTQKNIFDFFEPDEIMPIWEALLEEKDIHDREVRFITTEGEKKYGILSATIEHDQEADYVQGRLHDVTAQRQTERERLFSEKLAVTSRLVRMLAHEVRNPLTNVNLSAEQLESELEDEDQIFYIDIIKRNCNRINDLITQLLQSSRPNDFSLSPGSLYDLLDETLASAIDRLQLKKIKVEKYYEDGDAEIMMNANMLKIAVLNLITNAIEAMEEGHGLLKITTRRTEQDVQVLIADNGSGISEENMTKVFEPYFTGKKSGMGIGLASTLNIVQSHRGRIDVQSEVGVGTVFTLSFPLEMTELSL; from the coding sequence ATGTCCCAATTGAAGCCCCTCACTGTGTTGCTCGTCGACGACGACGAAGACGATTTTATCCTGACCAGCGCTTATTTTAAGGAACTTACCGGCTGGAACTTCAAATTGGATTGGTGTTCTACCTACGATAAGGCAGTTTCTAGCCTGACCCATTGCCGGCATGATGTATATATTTTCGATTACCTCCTGGGATCAAAATCCGGTCTGGATTTGATTCAAGAGGCTATCCGCCTGAATTGCCAGGAACCCATTATTCTACTTACTGGCAAAGGCGATGATAAGGTAGCCTTAGAAGCCCTGCGTATTGGAGCGGCAGACTATCTGATAAAAAGTGAGCTTGAGAAAACCCTGCTGGAGCGCAGCCTGCGTTATTCACTGGAAAGGGCCAAGGTCATTAAAGCGTTGCGGCAAAGTGAGCGCCGGTATCGTCGGGTGTTCGAAGAGTCACAGGACATGCTGTTTATCAGCGACCTGCGGGGGCATTTTCTGGATTTGAATTATTCTTCAAGTGCGATCACCGGCTTTTCAGAAGCGGAACTTACACAAAAGAATATTTTTGATTTTTTCGAGCCGGACGAGATTATGCCCATTTGGGAGGCTCTCCTGGAGGAAAAAGATATTCACGATCGGGAAGTTCGTTTTATCACAACTGAAGGAGAAAAAAAGTACGGTATACTCTCGGCGACGATTGAACATGACCAGGAGGCCGATTACGTTCAGGGTAGGTTGCATGATGTCACTGCCCAGCGGCAAACGGAACGTGAGCGGCTGTTCTCAGAGAAGTTGGCCGTTACCAGTCGACTGGTACGTATGTTGGCGCATGAAGTACGCAATCCGTTGACCAATGTCAATCTGTCGGCCGAGCAACTGGAATCGGAACTTGAAGATGAAGATCAAATTTTCTACATCGACATTATCAAGAGAAACTGTAATCGTATCAACGACCTCATTACGCAGCTTCTCCAATCGTCGCGCCCCAATGATTTTAGCCTTAGTCCCGGTTCACTTTATGACTTGCTCGACGAGACGCTGGCTTCAGCCATTGACCGGTTGCAGTTGAAAAAAATCAAAGTCGAAAAGTACTATGAAGATGGCGATGCCGAAATCATGATGAATGCCAACATGCTGAAAATAGCGGTGCTGAATCTGATTACCAATGCCATTGAAGCGATGGAGGAAGGACATGGCCTGCTTAAAATTACGACCCGTCGCACCGAACAGGACGTACAGGTACTTATCGCCGATAATGGTTCGGGAATCAGCGAAGAAAATATGACAAAGGTCTTCGAACCCTACTTTACGGGAAAGAAATCCGGTATGGGTATCGGCTTGGCCAGTACCCTCAATATTGTGCAATCGCACCGGGGCCGAATTGATGTCCAGTCCGAAGTAGGCGTCGGCACAGTGTTTACGCTGAGTTTCCCGCTGGAAATGACTGAACTCTCGCTGTGA
- a CDS encoding phage holin family protein → MIFKEAKQKAEQTYQHLIDYAEARWNVIALEVSDHTATIATSVVMGICLGLLGLFFLFFISTALALWLADLLHSYALGFLLVSVLYGIIGVIVYANRKRWLFLPFMDKFLKILYRKQNDKIV, encoded by the coding sequence ATGATATTCAAAGAAGCCAAGCAGAAAGCAGAGCAAACTTACCAGCACCTGATCGACTACGCAGAAGCTCGCTGGAATGTGATAGCTCTGGAAGTATCCGATCATACGGCTACCATTGCGACATCCGTGGTGATGGGAATTTGCCTCGGACTTCTGGGCTTGTTTTTTCTGTTTTTTATAAGTACCGCACTGGCGCTTTGGCTGGCCGACCTTCTGCACAGCTACGCCTTGGGCTTTCTGCTTGTTTCAGTTTTGTACGGAATCATTGGCGTAATTGTGTACGCCAACCGGAAACGGTGGCTTTTCTTACCTTTTATGGATAAATTTTTAAAAATACTCTACCGCAAACAAAATGATAAAATCGTATGA
- a CDS encoding sensor histidine kinase, producing the protein MNKLTSPRLLSRTLNEDQLSWAIRFLFVISVILIIILSFSYHSINRELIYFSERVDHSHKVLDKINEININLYEVTYYGRGYLILADSTNRRQLVSKVHKLPLRTKELAWLVKDNNAQIIKTKALINALLPYRQKIMRFAVENPLEYTAARRTTLLRNGTTSTQQVRNMLDEMALIEHKLMTTRVQSRNNYKQQIFRFNWVIMGVALAFLLSSFILLERELKRNKLYKFELEKKVENLNRSNNELEQFAYVASHDLQEPLRKIRSFTDLLVAKSKSTLSVEAGLMLEKIEKSAIRMQLLIDDLLLFSRLIDNTLEAEAVDLNGVIREVKSSLSESIRETSATIHTSYLPTVIGYPSQLIQLFQNLISNSIKYSKEGMSPMIDISYTEVPGHQTPHARPRSSTDETTFYCITLKDNGIGFKKEYAEKIFVIFQRLHSQEKFQGSGIGLAICRKVISNHKGYIVSEGEEGQGAKFYIYLPKENLFTR; encoded by the coding sequence ATGAATAAGCTTACCTCGCCGCGATTGTTGAGCCGTACTTTGAATGAAGATCAACTTTCCTGGGCGATCCGCTTTTTGTTCGTCATTTCAGTTATTCTTATCATAATCCTTTCTTTCAGCTATCATTCCATCAACCGGGAGCTGATATACTTCTCTGAGCGGGTGGACCATTCGCACAAAGTACTGGATAAGATCAATGAGATCAACATTAACTTGTATGAGGTAACCTACTATGGTCGTGGTTATTTGATATTAGCTGACTCTACTAATCGTCGGCAACTCGTTAGCAAGGTTCATAAGCTACCCCTACGAACCAAAGAACTAGCCTGGTTGGTCAAGGACAATAACGCACAGATAATTAAGACTAAGGCTCTTATAAATGCCCTGCTTCCTTACCGACAGAAGATCATGCGCTTTGCCGTAGAGAATCCGCTAGAATATACTGCTGCCCGGCGTACCACCCTGCTCAGAAACGGCACAACCTCTACTCAACAGGTCAGAAACATGTTGGACGAGATGGCGCTTATTGAACACAAGCTGATGACCACCCGGGTACAAAGCCGAAACAACTACAAGCAACAGATATTCAGGTTCAACTGGGTTATCATGGGGGTAGCGCTGGCTTTTCTGCTATCTTCGTTCATTTTGCTGGAGCGTGAGCTCAAACGCAATAAATTGTACAAATTTGAGTTGGAGAAAAAGGTAGAAAACCTCAATCGCTCCAATAATGAACTGGAACAATTTGCCTACGTCGCCTCCCACGATCTGCAGGAACCTTTGCGTAAGATACGTTCATTTACTGATTTACTCGTTGCAAAAAGCAAAAGTACCCTCTCGGTAGAGGCAGGCCTCATGCTCGAAAAAATTGAGAAGTCAGCAATACGCATGCAGCTTCTGATCGATGACCTGCTCCTGTTTTCGCGATTAATCGATAATACGCTGGAAGCAGAAGCAGTGGATCTCAATGGAGTGATCAGGGAAGTCAAAAGCAGCCTTTCGGAAAGTATTCGGGAAACCTCGGCCACAATACACACCTCTTATCTGCCTACCGTTATAGGGTACCCTTCACAGCTCATACAGCTTTTTCAGAACCTGATATCCAATTCTATCAAATACAGTAAAGAAGGTATGTCTCCAATGATTGATATTTCATATACGGAGGTACCTGGTCATCAAACACCCCATGCACGTCCCCGCTCCTCAACCGACGAAACCACCTTTTATTGTATTACTCTAAAGGACAACGGAATTGGATTCAAGAAAGAATATGCTGAGAAAATTTTTGTAATTTTCCAGCGCCTGCACAGCCAGGAAAAATTCCAGGGCTCTGGAATAGGGCTGGCCATTTGCCGTAAAGTCATTTCGAATCACAAAGGTTATATTGTTTCGGAGGGCGAAGAAGGACAAGGCGCTAAATTTTATATATATTTACCCAAGGAAAATCTATTTACGCGATAG
- the rpoN gene encoding RNA polymerase factor sigma-54 has product MQRQAQVQRQTLKYSPLQIQMLNLLHLTTLELEHRIKEEMEENPVLEEGKDEETKEKEEVEDFADKGETVGVGDDEVPAMQDYYDWDEFRDNDIPDYKTYSNNYTPDDELYTRPMVETVSFRDELKEQIHFLKLDERQELIAEFILDSLDEDGFLRRDCDIIADDISFANSIFIDAGEVEAMLRVIQQLDPAGIAARDLRESLLIQLNRLGGNSTEWKLARQIVSDTFDELGARNYDKIMRVLEISEDQLKDALQVIVSLNPKPASGLRNDTSINDSIKPDFLMRYLPDGDIEVQLAWGNSPALRMNRVFTQMAVEKNDRATKQFLKNKINSAKWFIDAIKQRETTMLNTMKAIVKLQYDYFQTGNIKKLRPMILKDVAEIIDMDISTVSRVTTNKYVQTPFGIVLLKDLFTEGVAREDGTEVSNRAIQEAIREIVEAEDKRHPLNDQQITDLLAERDYVVARRTVAKYREQLSIPTSRLRVEI; this is encoded by the coding sequence ATGCAAAGACAAGCACAGGTTCAGCGCCAGACGCTGAAATACTCTCCCCTTCAAATCCAGATGCTTAATTTATTGCATCTGACCACCCTCGAACTTGAACACCGTATTAAGGAAGAAATGGAGGAAAATCCGGTACTTGAAGAGGGGAAAGACGAAGAAACGAAGGAAAAAGAAGAAGTCGAGGATTTTGCGGACAAGGGCGAAACCGTAGGAGTAGGGGACGATGAGGTACCTGCCATGCAGGATTACTACGACTGGGACGAGTTTCGTGATAACGACATACCCGACTATAAGACTTATTCCAACAATTATACCCCCGACGATGAATTGTATACTCGTCCCATGGTGGAAACCGTGTCGTTTCGGGATGAACTCAAAGAGCAAATCCATTTTCTAAAACTGGATGAACGGCAGGAATTGATCGCCGAATTTATTCTCGATTCGTTGGATGAGGATGGCTTTCTGCGTCGTGATTGTGACATTATTGCCGATGATATTTCATTTGCCAACAGTATTTTTATCGATGCTGGAGAGGTAGAGGCCATGTTGCGCGTAATCCAGCAGCTCGATCCGGCAGGAATTGCCGCCCGAGATCTGCGTGAAAGTCTGTTGATTCAACTCAATCGCCTGGGAGGGAATTCGACGGAGTGGAAACTGGCTCGCCAGATCGTGTCAGATACCTTCGATGAACTGGGTGCCCGGAATTACGACAAGATCATGCGCGTTCTTGAAATCTCCGAGGACCAATTAAAGGATGCCCTGCAGGTGATCGTATCCCTGAATCCTAAACCCGCCTCCGGGTTGCGAAACGATACTTCGATCAATGATAGTATCAAGCCCGATTTTCTGATGCGCTATCTGCCCGATGGCGACATCGAAGTACAGCTCGCCTGGGGTAATAGCCCGGCGCTGCGGATGAATCGGGTTTTTACGCAAATGGCGGTTGAAAAGAACGACCGTGCTACCAAGCAGTTTCTCAAGAATAAGATCAATTCGGCCAAATGGTTTATCGACGCCATCAAGCAGCGCGAAACCACCATGCTGAATACCATGAAAGCCATTGTCAAACTACAGTACGACTATTTTCAAACCGGAAATATCAAGAAACTTCGGCCTATGATTTTGAAAGATGTAGCCGAAATCATTGATATGGATATTTCGACAGTTTCCCGCGTCACGACAAACAAATATGTTCAAACACCTTTTGGCATTGTTTTGTTAAAGGATTTATTTACCGAAGGAGTGGCACGGGAAGATGGTACCGAAGTATCTAACCGGGCCATTCAGGAAGCCATACGTGAAATTGTAGAAGCCGAGGACAAAAGACATCCCCTTAATGATCAGCAAATTACTGATTTATTGGCCGAGCGAGACTATGTGGTAGCCCGGCGTACGGTGGCTAAGTACCGTGAGCAGTTGAGCATTCCTACTTCCAGATTGAGAGTTGAAATATGA
- a CDS encoding response regulator: MKIVIIEDEIELGQLIQNFLRKKILETPNLVKTATNLHDGLMYIDELHPDWIFLDNNLPDGKGINVIEQIKQSHSSRLIMMSAMSNLKEEAFRRGVDYFMDKPISFVEIRRILGGELPSSQESVNE, translated from the coding sequence ATGAAGATAGTTATAATCGAAGATGAAATAGAACTGGGACAGCTGATCCAGAATTTTCTGCGCAAGAAAATTCTGGAAACTCCTAATTTAGTAAAAACGGCCACCAATCTACACGATGGGCTGATGTATATTGATGAGTTGCACCCCGATTGGATCTTTTTGGATAACAATTTGCCGGATGGCAAGGGTATCAATGTAATCGAGCAAATCAAGCAGTCTCACTCGTCGCGACTAATTATGATGAGTGCCATGAGCAATCTCAAGGAAGAAGCCTTTCGGCGAGGAGTGGATTACTTTATGGACAAGCCCATTAGCTTTGTAGAAATACGGCGCATACTTGGCGGAGAACTACCCTCTTCACAAGAATCAGTCAATGAGTAA
- a CDS encoding sigma-54-dependent transcriptional regulator encodes MEKILVVDDEGDICMLLKRFLTKNGFEVETAQNGKRGLLLVDEFKPDLVMTDFRLGDLTGSELLVSIKKKLPHVPVLIITGYSDIKTAISVMKQGAYDYITKPLFPDEILVTVRKALADAGADAETSTTETRSGGNRKAAKTVSGYVIGQSQVSDELYRQIDLVAPTNFSVIIYGESGSGKEAIAHEIHNRSPRKNKPFVAMDCGAISKELAGSELFGHEKGSFTGALQTKIGHFEMANGGTLFLDEVSNLSYEIQMALLRVVQERKVRRIGGNKEIDLDVRIIVASNERLLESARKGKFREDLYYRFNEFSMEVPALRDRRDDLMLFAEAFLQATNEELGKNIKGFTDDVIMDFMTYEWPGNLRELKNVIKRSTLLTNGEYIEEKALPFEIANFQKLREMDEEFGTLPAPQPQADLDPNPSLKTVANEAEYDMIMQVLRQVNYNKSKAARLLNIDRKTLYNKMKQFDMQ; translated from the coding sequence ATGGAAAAAATACTAGTAGTTGATGATGAGGGTGATATTTGCATGTTATTAAAGCGTTTTCTGACCAAAAATGGCTTTGAGGTGGAAACGGCCCAAAACGGGAAACGCGGACTATTGTTGGTCGACGAGTTTAAACCCGATCTGGTAATGACCGATTTCCGGCTTGGCGATTTGACAGGTTCGGAGTTGTTGGTGAGCATTAAGAAGAAACTTCCCCATGTGCCGGTGCTGATCATTACGGGCTACTCGGATATAAAAACCGCTATTAGCGTAATGAAGCAAGGGGCTTATGATTACATCACAAAGCCCCTGTTCCCTGACGAAATACTGGTAACGGTACGAAAGGCTCTGGCTGATGCGGGCGCCGATGCCGAAACATCCACTACTGAAACACGTAGTGGAGGAAATCGTAAAGCCGCTAAGACAGTGTCAGGGTACGTCATCGGCCAAAGTCAGGTTTCCGACGAACTATATCGTCAGATTGACCTGGTGGCCCCCACCAATTTCAGTGTTATTATCTATGGTGAAAGTGGGTCGGGCAAAGAGGCTATTGCACATGAAATACACAACCGTTCTCCGCGAAAAAACAAGCCGTTCGTCGCTATGGATTGTGGAGCGATCTCCAAAGAACTGGCTGGCAGCGAGCTTTTCGGTCATGAAAAGGGATCTTTTACGGGTGCGCTTCAGACTAAGATCGGGCATTTTGAAATGGCAAATGGAGGTACCCTGTTCCTCGATGAAGTTTCGAACCTCTCGTATGAAATCCAGATGGCTTTACTCCGTGTGGTTCAGGAACGTAAAGTACGCCGGATTGGGGGCAATAAAGAAATTGACCTCGATGTGCGGATCATCGTGGCCAGTAATGAGCGCCTCTTGGAATCGGCCCGCAAGGGGAAATTCCGGGAGGATTTATATTACCGTTTCAACGAATTCAGCATGGAGGTACCTGCACTTCGGGACCGTCGCGACGATCTGATGTTATTCGCCGAAGCTTTCCTGCAGGCGACCAATGAAGAATTGGGCAAAAACATCAAGGGCTTTACCGACGATGTGATCATGGACTTTATGACCTACGAATGGCCGGGTAATTTGCGTGAACTAAAGAACGTTATCAAAAGGTCGACGCTGCTTACGAATGGGGAATATATCGAAGAAAAAGCGCTTCCCTTTGAAATAGCCAATTTTCAAAAACTCAGGGAAATGGACGAAGAGTTTGGCACCTTACCTGCCCCTCAGCCTCAGGCAGACCTCGACCCAAACCCCAGCCTGAAAACCGTAGCGAATGAAGCAGAATATGATATGATTATGCAGGTACTCCGGCAGGTGAATTACAATAAAAGTAAAGCCGCCCGACTACTGAATATTGACCGTAAGACGCTTTATAACAAAATGAAGCAATTTGATATGCAATAG
- a CDS encoding sensor histidine kinase, protein MTDIKKIFHSFGINDLLNASTSGLVLFKKDRSQEKDVVRYICTVDNESARRLTGQKSLTGLSWQQMVGEGAEVGDPLLCPDIELHFKSLNVWCRASNVAVDDSHFMCTLTDITPRKKTEERESNVLSILTDAEDSMRFGSWMWDLESDTNEWSSGLYSLLGYSPEQVTEIRASYDLYLSHVHTDDAEILRHAVEDSIRNQRSFNAEYRIKTISGQEKYVMSRGQFRVGEGAKPAMSIGSVFDLTSIRNIQNELEKKVDELNRSNFDLEQFAYVASHDLQEPLRKIVSFGERLEKRSQGALDEEMGLYLDRILNATRRMQDMINNLLEFSRVARSKEGFVATDLNTIISGTLSDLEIAIQNKDAVIAIDALPTRVEVIPTQMSQLFNNLLSNSLKFTQEERKPEITIKSDRLSKSDQLNYGLPAQGDYVRITFSDNGIGFENNDSSRIFTLFQRLRGRSEFEGAGIGLAVCKKVVENHSGIIMASGKSGQGAIFTIILPLTQS, encoded by the coding sequence ATGACTGATATTAAGAAAATATTTCATTCATTTGGAATCAACGACCTGCTGAATGCATCTACCAGTGGCCTTGTCCTTTTTAAGAAAGACCGGAGCCAGGAAAAAGATGTGGTGCGGTACATTTGCACGGTAGACAATGAATCGGCTCGGCGATTGACGGGCCAGAAATCATTGACGGGTCTTAGCTGGCAGCAGATGGTTGGTGAAGGTGCCGAAGTCGGAGATCCGCTGCTCTGTCCCGACATCGAGTTGCACTTCAAATCTCTGAATGTGTGGTGCCGCGCCAGTAATGTGGCTGTGGACGACAGTCATTTTATGTGTACCCTTACTGATATAACCCCCCGCAAAAAAACCGAAGAACGGGAAAGCAATGTACTCAGCATATTGACAGATGCCGAAGATAGCATGCGCTTCGGGAGTTGGATGTGGGATTTGGAGAGTGATACCAACGAGTGGTCGTCGGGGTTGTATTCTCTGTTGGGCTACAGTCCTGAACAGGTGACCGAAATACGAGCTTCTTATGATCTTTACCTGAGCCATGTGCATACCGATGACGCGGAAATCCTTCGCCACGCCGTCGAAGATTCTATCAGGAATCAGCGATCATTTAATGCAGAATATCGCATTAAAACTATATCGGGTCAGGAAAAGTACGTGATGAGCCGTGGCCAGTTCAGGGTGGGTGAGGGTGCGAAGCCCGCCATGTCGATTGGAAGTGTGTTTGATCTGACTTCAATTCGAAACATCCAGAATGAGCTGGAAAAGAAGGTAGACGAACTCAACCGTTCTAATTTTGATCTGGAACAGTTTGCTTATGTAGCCTCGCACGATTTACAGGAACCGCTACGAAAAATCGTTTCTTTTGGAGAAAGGCTAGAAAAACGAAGCCAGGGGGCGTTGGATGAAGAAATGGGCTTATACCTGGACCGTATTCTGAATGCTACCCGAAGAATGCAGGACATGATAAATAACCTGCTGGAATTTTCGCGGGTAGCACGCTCCAAGGAGGGTTTTGTGGCTACGGATCTGAATACAATCATAAGTGGTACACTGAGCGATCTGGAAATTGCTATTCAAAATAAAGATGCGGTTATTGCCATCGATGCGCTGCCTACACGGGTGGAGGTAATACCTACCCAGATGTCACAACTATTCAATAACCTGTTATCCAATTCCCTGAAGTTCACTCAGGAAGAACGGAAACCGGAAATTACCATCAAGTCGGATCGGCTCAGTAAATCCGACCAACTTAATTATGGCTTGCCAGCCCAAGGCGATTACGTGCGCATTACTTTTTCGGACAATGGGATAGGATTCGAAAACAACGATTCCAGCCGAATATTTACCCTTTTCCAACGTTTGCGAGGACGCTCAGAATTTGAGGGAGCGGGTATTGGCCTGGCAGTATGCAAGAAAGTTGTTGAAAATCACTCGGGCATCATCATGGCTTCTGGCAAATCGGGCCAGGGAGCTATATTCACCATCATATTGCCTCTCACTCAGTCTTAG
- a CDS encoding YtxH domain-containing protein — MSNSKVFWSILMAAAAGAAIGMLFAPEDGDNTRKKIKKSANDWASEALDALEKGKGKVQDAADSLIKKGNSLKGDAVAMADDTLNDAKSTVNKMK, encoded by the coding sequence ATGAGCAATAGTAAGGTATTTTGGAGCATTTTGATGGCTGCCGCTGCTGGTGCCGCAATAGGTATGCTTTTCGCTCCCGAAGATGGAGACAATACGCGCAAGAAAATCAAGAAGTCCGCAAATGACTGGGCTTCCGAAGCCTTAGACGCCCTTGAAAAAGGAAAGGGCAAAGTTCAGGATGCTGCTGATAGCCTTATTAAAAAAGGTAACTCTCTGAAAGGAGATGCCGTAGCCATGGCTGACGATACGCTGAACGATGCCAAGAGTACCGTGAATAAAATGAAGTAG